The following coding sequences are from one Streptomyces venezuelae window:
- a CDS encoding LLM class flavin-dependent oxidoreductase — MSSVIAATRFSVLDRSRTREGHDGPEALRDTVRLARDVEALGFHRFWVSEHHGVPGVAGSAPTVLASAVAAATRTIRVGTGGVMLPNHQSLVVAEQFGVLESLFPGRIDMGLGRSVGFTDGVRKALGRDKHDAADFAAQLGEVLDWFRGTSGTGVRARPAEGLTVPPYVLAVGEGATIAADAGLPLVIGDIRGREKMLRGIERYRSGFRPSPWLAEPYVMIAGSVAVAESREAARRLLVPEAWSMAYSRTHGTFPPLPPAERVESLTMTEKERGFYESGLTGHVHGTEEQVADELERVIKESGAQEVLVTTSTYDRAALLDSFRRLARVAGLTGRPAI; from the coding sequence GTGAGCTCAGTGATCGCGGCAACCCGGTTCTCCGTCCTCGACCGATCGCGCACCCGGGAGGGGCACGACGGCCCCGAGGCCCTGCGCGACACCGTGCGCCTGGCGCGGGACGTCGAGGCGCTCGGATTCCATCGCTTCTGGGTCTCCGAGCACCACGGGGTGCCCGGCGTCGCGGGCTCGGCGCCCACCGTCCTCGCGTCGGCCGTCGCCGCGGCCACCCGCACCATCCGGGTCGGCACCGGTGGCGTGATGCTGCCGAACCATCAGTCCCTGGTGGTGGCCGAGCAGTTCGGGGTGCTCGAATCGCTCTTCCCCGGGCGGATCGACATGGGGCTCGGCCGGTCGGTCGGCTTCACCGACGGGGTACGCAAGGCACTGGGCCGCGACAAGCACGACGCGGCGGACTTCGCGGCGCAGCTCGGCGAGGTGCTCGACTGGTTCCGCGGCACCTCGGGGACGGGCGTGCGGGCCCGGCCCGCCGAGGGCCTGACCGTCCCGCCGTACGTCCTGGCGGTGGGCGAGGGTGCGACGATCGCCGCCGACGCGGGCCTTCCGCTGGTCATCGGGGACATCCGGGGCCGCGAGAAGATGCTGCGCGGCATCGAGCGGTACCGGAGCGGGTTCCGCCCCTCACCGTGGCTCGCGGAGCCGTACGTCATGATCGCGGGCAGTGTCGCCGTGGCGGAGAGCCGCGAGGCGGCACGGCGGCTGCTCGTGCCGGAGGCCTGGTCGATGGCGTACTCGCGCACGCACGGCACGTTCCCGCCGCTGCCGCCGGCCGAGCGCGTGGAGTCCCTGACCATGACGGAGAAGGAGCGCGGCTTCTACGAGTCGGGGCTGACCGGCCACGTGCACGGCACGGAGGAGCAGGTCGCCGACGAGCTGGAGCGGGTGATCAAGGAGAGCGGGGCGCAGGAGGTGCTGGTCACGACCAGTACGTACGACCGGGCCGCGCTCCTCGACTCGTTCCGGCGGCTGGCACGGGTGGCGGGGCTGACGGGCCGACCGGCCATCTGA
- a CDS encoding HAD family acid phosphatase, whose product MTEDSRSRKDGARPLAVFDLDGTLADTGHRQRFLERRPRDWDAFFAAAPQDPPLARGVELALASTAECEVVYLTGRPERCRADTVDWLARQGLPEGRIWMRRNNDRRPARRTKLETLQEIARKRTVRMLVDDDELVCAEAERAGFTVVRVTWANTPEALKDAQEREGRT is encoded by the coding sequence GTGACGGAAGACAGCAGATCCCGCAAGGACGGCGCCAGGCCCCTGGCCGTGTTCGACCTGGACGGCACCCTGGCGGACACCGGGCACCGGCAGCGTTTCCTGGAGCGCAGGCCCCGCGACTGGGACGCGTTCTTCGCCGCGGCGCCTCAGGACCCGCCGCTGGCCCGCGGCGTCGAGCTGGCCCTCGCGAGCACGGCGGAGTGCGAGGTCGTCTATCTGACCGGCCGCCCTGAGCGCTGCCGTGCCGACACGGTGGACTGGCTGGCACGCCAGGGGCTGCCGGAGGGACGGATCTGGATGCGCCGCAACAACGACAGGCGCCCCGCACGCCGCACCAAACTGGAGACCCTCCAAGAGATCGCCCGCAAACGGACGGTCCGCATGCTGGTGGACGACGACGAGCTGGTCTGCGCCGAGGCGGAGCGCGCCGGTTTCACCGTCGTCCGGGTGACCTGGGCGAACACGCCGGAGGCGCTGAAGGACGCCCAGGAACGCGAGGGCCGTACCTGA
- a CDS encoding dodecin, whose amino-acid sequence MSNHTYRVTEIVGTSHEGVDQAIRNGIARASQTLRSLDWFEVTQVRGHILDGEIQHYQVGLKVGFRLEDDAEV is encoded by the coding sequence ATGTCGAACCACACGTACCGTGTCACCGAGATCGTCGGCACCTCTCACGAGGGCGTCGACCAGGCGATCCGCAACGGCATCGCGCGGGCCTCGCAGACGCTCCGCTCGCTGGACTGGTTCGAGGTCACGCAGGTGCGCGGCCACATCCTGGACGGCGAGATCCAGCACTACCAGGTCGGCCTGAAGGTGGGCTTCCGGCTGGAGGACGACGCGGAGGTCTGA
- a CDS encoding extracellular solute-binding protein encodes MLPGGDDSRTVTVWLMKDSASPEFIERFTSDFEKEHDDIDLDIRIQEWTGIGAKVKKALKEEGGEGPEVIEVGNTQVAQYVDEGGLYDLTLESARDLGMDDWLPGLAEPGRYRGAQYGIPWYAANRVVIYNKDLFAAAGIKTPPRTRAEWLEATEKLNTGGNQGIYLAGQDWYTLSGFIWDEGGELAKETKESSGDWRGTLHTPEALRGMEFYRQLQALGRGPRDADEEHPPQTGVFADGNVAQIVAVPGAARAIEEKNPELKGKLGYFPVPGKKAGKPAAVFTGGSDLVVPEHSDDHKGAVKVIEALAGKKWQTELARTMNYVPNKAKLAPAVADQEGAAAMAVGAANGRATPNSPRWAEVEADNPIKGYMTKVLMGGDPATEARKASARITRALDVGGL; translated from the coding sequence ATGCTGCCGGGCGGTGACGACTCCAGGACCGTCACGGTCTGGCTGATGAAGGACAGCGCTTCGCCGGAGTTCATCGAGCGCTTCACGTCGGACTTCGAGAAGGAGCACGACGACATCGACCTGGACATCCGCATCCAGGAATGGACCGGCATCGGCGCCAAGGTGAAGAAGGCGCTCAAGGAGGAGGGCGGCGAAGGACCCGAGGTCATCGAGGTCGGCAACACCCAGGTCGCGCAGTACGTCGACGAGGGCGGCCTGTACGACCTGACCCTGGAGTCCGCACGCGACCTCGGCATGGACGACTGGCTGCCGGGCCTCGCCGAACCGGGCCGCTACCGCGGCGCCCAGTACGGCATCCCCTGGTACGCCGCCAACCGCGTCGTCATCTACAACAAGGACCTGTTCGCCGCGGCCGGCATCAAGACGCCGCCCCGCACCCGCGCGGAGTGGCTGGAGGCCACGGAGAAGCTCAACACCGGCGGCAACCAGGGCATCTACCTCGCGGGCCAGGACTGGTACACCCTCTCCGGTTTCATCTGGGACGAGGGCGGCGAGCTCGCCAAGGAGACCAAGGAGTCCTCCGGCGACTGGCGCGGCACCCTGCACACGCCCGAGGCGCTGCGCGGCATGGAGTTCTACCGGCAGTTGCAGGCGCTCGGCCGGGGCCCGCGCGACGCCGACGAGGAACACCCGCCACAGACCGGCGTGTTCGCGGACGGCAATGTCGCGCAGATCGTCGCGGTGCCCGGCGCGGCCCGCGCCATCGAGGAGAAGAACCCCGAGCTCAAGGGCAAGCTCGGCTACTTCCCCGTCCCGGGCAAGAAGGCCGGCAAGCCCGCCGCCGTCTTCACCGGCGGCTCCGACCTCGTCGTGCCCGAGCACAGCGACGACCACAAGGGCGCCGTCAAGGTGATCGAGGCCCTCGCGGGCAAGAAGTGGCAGACCGAGTTGGCGCGGACCATGAACTACGTCCCGAACAAGGCGAAGCTGGCGCCGGCGGTCGCCGACCAGGAGGGCGCGGCGGCGATGGCTGTCGGCGCGGCGAACGGCCGGGCGACCCCCAACTCCCCGCGCTGGGCGGAGGTCGAGGCCGACAACCCGATCAAGGGGTACATGACGAAGGTCCTGATGGGTGGCGACCCGGCGACCGAGGCCCGCAAGGCGTCGGCCCGGATCACCAGGGCCCTGGACGTCGGCGGCCTGTGA
- the egtD gene encoding L-histidine N(alpha)-methyltransferase, giving the protein MSPFLLTRTLPEDATGAALRADVLQGLTRTPKTLPPKWFYDARGSALFEEITTLPEYYPTRAEREILVARADRIAEITQARTLIELGSGSSEKTRHLIDAMAYLRTYVPVDVSESALTGAANTLLAQRPSLDVHALIADFTRGLALPGTPGPRLVAFLGGTIGNLLPAERAAFLASVHDLLSPGDALLLGTDLVKDESALVSAYDDGTGVTAAFNKNVLTVINRELAGDFDPDAFEHVAVWDREHEWIEMRLRSTADQTVKIHALDLAVDFAAGEEMRTEISAKFREDGVRAELAAAGLELAHWWTDERGRFALSLSTVA; this is encoded by the coding sequence GTGAGTCCGTTCCTGCTGACCCGCACCCTGCCCGAGGACGCCACCGGCGCCGCGCTGCGCGCCGACGTCCTCCAGGGCCTCACCCGCACCCCGAAGACACTGCCGCCCAAGTGGTTCTACGACGCGCGCGGCAGCGCCCTCTTCGAGGAGATCACCACTCTGCCCGAGTACTACCCGACCCGCGCCGAACGCGAGATCCTCGTCGCCCGCGCCGACCGGATCGCCGAGATCACACAGGCGCGGACGCTGATCGAGCTGGGCTCGGGCTCCTCGGAGAAGACCCGCCACCTCATCGACGCCATGGCGTACCTGCGCACCTACGTCCCCGTCGACGTGAGCGAGAGCGCGCTGACCGGAGCCGCGAACACCCTGCTCGCGCAGCGGCCCTCGCTCGACGTGCACGCCCTGATCGCCGACTTCACCCGCGGCCTCGCGCTGCCCGGCACCCCCGGGCCGCGCCTGGTCGCGTTCCTCGGCGGCACGATCGGCAACCTGCTGCCCGCCGAACGCGCCGCGTTCCTCGCCTCCGTGCACGACCTGCTCTCCCCCGGCGACGCGCTGCTCCTCGGCACGGACCTGGTCAAGGACGAGTCGGCCCTCGTCTCCGCGTACGACGACGGGACGGGCGTGACCGCCGCGTTCAACAAGAACGTCCTGACGGTCATCAACCGCGAGCTGGCCGGGGACTTCGACCCGGACGCGTTCGAGCACGTGGCCGTCTGGGACCGCGAGCACGAGTGGATCGAGATGCGGCTGCGCTCCACGGCCGACCAGACGGTGAAGATCCACGCGCTCGACCTCGCGGTCGACTTCGCCGCGGGTGAGGAGATGCGCACGGAGATCTCGGCGAAGTTCCGCGAGGACGGCGTACGTGCCGAACTGGCCGCCGCCGGTCTCGAACTGGCGCACTGGTGGACGGACGAGAGGGGGCGCTTCGCGCTGTCGCTGAGCACGGTGGCGTAA
- the egtC gene encoding ergothioneine biosynthesis protein EgtC yields the protein MCRHLAYLGPPEPLGSVLVAPAHSLFRQSWEPRMQRHGTVNADGFGVGWYAEGDPVPARYRRSGPIWGDGSFADLARVVRSGAVLGAVRDATLSGADGEAAAAPFAAGPWLFSHNGALTGWPRSLAALAQGLPPAELLSMEARCDSALVWALVLNRLRRGDEEAQALADTVLEVAEAAPGSRLNLLLTNGDTIAATAWGDTLWYLAEPGRRTVVASEPYDDDPHWREVPDRTLLAASRTDVLLTPLKEPPA from the coding sequence ATGTGCCGTCACCTTGCGTACCTGGGGCCGCCGGAGCCGCTCGGGAGTGTCCTGGTGGCGCCCGCGCACAGCCTGTTCCGGCAGTCCTGGGAGCCCCGGATGCAGCGCCACGGGACCGTCAACGCCGACGGTTTCGGTGTGGGCTGGTACGCCGAGGGGGACCCCGTGCCCGCCCGCTACCGCCGCTCCGGGCCCATCTGGGGCGACGGCTCGTTCGCCGATCTGGCGCGGGTCGTGCGCTCCGGGGCCGTACTCGGCGCGGTGCGCGACGCGACGCTCTCGGGCGCGGACGGCGAGGCCGCGGCGGCGCCCTTCGCCGCCGGACCGTGGCTGTTCAGCCACAACGGCGCGCTGACCGGCTGGCCCCGCTCCCTCGCCGCGCTCGCACAGGGCCTGCCCCCCGCCGAGCTGCTCTCGATGGAGGCGCGCTGCGACTCCGCGCTGGTGTGGGCGCTCGTCCTGAACCGGCTGCGCCGCGGCGACGAGGAGGCGCAGGCCCTCGCGGACACCGTCCTGGAAGTCGCCGAGGCCGCGCCAGGCTCGCGCCTCAACCTCCTGCTCACCAATGGCGACACGATCGCCGCGACCGCCTGGGGCGACACCCTCTGGTACCTCGCGGAACCCGGCCGCCGCACCGTCGTGGCCTCCGAGCCCTACGACGACGACCCGCACTGGCGCGAGGTGCCCGACCGCACCCTGCTCGCCGCAAGCCGCACCGACGTACTGCTGACCCCGCTCAAGGAGCCCCCCGCGTGA
- the egtB gene encoding ergothioneine biosynthesis protein EgtB, giving the protein MTGSTTDPETTDPEALRERALAALLAARERTTLLTSCVEDTELTAQHSPLMSPLVWDLAHIGNQEEQWLLRAVAGREAMRPEIDPLYDAFEHPRAERPSLPLLAPAEARGYAAEVRGRALDVLERTPFRGTPLTDAGFAFGMIAQHEQQHDETMLITHQLRSGQTALTAPDPPSCEPFTGPAEVLVPGGPFTMGTSTEPWALDNERPAHHRLVPPFFIDTTPVTNGAYRRFIEDGGYERMHWWDPAGWAMVRRHNLCAPLFWRREGGQWLRRRFGTVEPVPDDEPVLHVSWYEADAYARWAGRRLPSEEEWEKAARYDPVTDRSTRYPWGDADPTPERANLGQRHLRPAPAGSYPAGESPLGVRQLIGDVWEWTSGDFLPYPGFAAFPYREYSDVFFGGDYKVLRGGAFSVDEVACRGTFRNWDHPVRRQIFAGFRTARDAGPTETPLPGSA; this is encoded by the coding sequence ATGACCGGCTCCACCACCGACCCGGAAACGACCGACCCGGAGGCCCTGCGGGAGCGCGCCTTGGCCGCGCTCCTCGCCGCCCGGGAGCGCACGACCCTCCTCACCTCCTGCGTGGAGGACACCGAACTGACCGCGCAGCACTCGCCGTTGATGTCGCCGCTGGTCTGGGACCTGGCGCACATCGGCAACCAGGAGGAGCAGTGGCTGCTGCGGGCGGTCGCGGGCCGGGAGGCCATGCGGCCCGAGATCGATCCGCTGTACGACGCCTTCGAGCATCCCCGCGCCGAACGCCCGAGCCTGCCGCTGCTGGCGCCCGCGGAGGCCCGCGGTTACGCGGCCGAGGTGCGGGGGCGCGCGCTCGACGTGCTGGAGAGAACCCCGTTCCGCGGCACGCCGCTCACCGACGCGGGTTTCGCGTTCGGGATGATCGCGCAGCACGAGCAGCAGCACGACGAGACGATGCTCATCACGCACCAGCTGCGGTCGGGGCAGACCGCGCTGACCGCGCCGGACCCGCCCTCCTGCGAGCCGTTCACGGGACCGGCCGAAGTCCTCGTGCCCGGTGGCCCGTTCACGATGGGGACGTCCACGGAGCCGTGGGCCCTCGACAACGAACGTCCGGCGCACCACCGTCTCGTCCCGCCGTTCTTCATCGACACGACCCCGGTGACGAACGGCGCGTACCGGCGCTTCATCGAGGACGGCGGATACGAACGGATGCATTGGTGGGACCCGGCGGGCTGGGCGATGGTCCGCCGCCACAACCTGTGCGCGCCGCTGTTCTGGCGGCGCGAGGGCGGTCAGTGGCTGCGGCGGCGCTTCGGGACGGTCGAGCCGGTGCCGGACGACGAGCCGGTGCTGCACGTCAGCTGGTACGAGGCCGACGCGTACGCGCGCTGGGCGGGCCGGCGCCTGCCCAGCGAGGAGGAGTGGGAGAAGGCCGCGCGGTACGACCCGGTGACCGACCGGTCGACGCGCTACCCGTGGGGCGACGCGGACCCCACACCCGAGCGCGCCAACCTGGGGCAGCGGCACCTGCGTCCCGCACCCGCGGGAAGCTATCCGGCGGGGGAATCGCCGCTCGGTGTACGCCAGTTGATCGGTGACGTGTGGGAGTGGACGTCCGGCGACTTCCTGCCCTATCCGGGCTTCGCCGCCTTCCCCTACCGCGAGTACTCGGACGTCTTCTTCGGCGGCGACTACAAGGTGCTGCGCGGCGGCGCGTTCTCCGTCGACGAGGTGGCCTGCCGCGGCACGTTCCGCAACTGGGACCACCCGGTGCGGCGGCAGATCTTCGCCGGATTCCGCACCGCGCGGGACGCGGGACCCACCGAGACGCCGCTGCCGGGGTCTGCCTGA